The following proteins are co-located in the Methanobrevibacter sp. genome:
- the galE gene encoding UDP-glucose 4-epimerase GalE gives MILVTGGAGYIGSHTNKALHEAGYDTVVVDNLSKGYENFVKWGHFENCDFGSKNLREVFEKYDIDGVIHFAAFSSVAESVQLPQKYFKNNYKNTLNLLQIMREFGVDKFILSSTAAVYGNPKNVPITENQDLKPINPYGHSKFITEKALEREAEKGDFNFVSLRYFNAAGSDFDCEIGELHDPETHLIPLILDAAIGKRESISIFGDDYNTPDGTCIRDYIHVNDLADAHIKAYEYLCKENESNIFNLGNGKGYSVLEVIDMCRKVTGCDFEVKIDNRREGDPDILVADSTKIKEKLGWTPKYNLEEIVESAWKWHEKMNGI, from the coding sequence ATGATTCTAGTTACTGGTGGAGCAGGTTATATTGGTTCCCATACAAATAAAGCATTGCATGAGGCAGGTTATGATACTGTTGTAGTGGATAATCTGTCTAAGGGTTATGAAAACTTTGTTAAATGGGGACACTTTGAAAACTGTGATTTTGGAAGTAAAAATCTAAGGGAAGTTTTTGAAAAATATGATATAGATGGTGTTATTCACTTTGCTGCATTTTCATCAGTGGCAGAATCAGTTCAGCTACCTCAAAAATATTTTAAAAATAATTATAAAAACACTTTAAATCTTTTACAAATAATGAGAGAATTTGGTGTTGATAAATTTATTTTATCTTCAACTGCTGCTGTATACGGTAATCCTAAAAATGTTCCGATTACCGAAAATCAGGACTTAAAACCAATCAATCCTTATGGACACTCTAAATTTATCACTGAAAAAGCTCTTGAAAGGGAAGCTGAAAAAGGTGATTTTAATTTTGTATCATTAAGATACTTTAATGCGGCAGGTAGTGATTTTGACTGTGAGATTGGAGAATTGCATGACCCAGAAACTCATCTGATTCCGTTGATACTGGATGCAGCTATTGGAAAACGTGAAAGCATTTCTATTTTTGGTGATGATTATAATACTCCTGATGGAACTTGTATTCGCGATTATATTCATGTCAATGATTTGGCTGATGCTCACATCAAAGCATATGAATATTTATGCAAAGAAAATGAATCCAATATCTTCAATCTTGGAAATGGTAAGGGATATTCCGTTCTTGAAGTAATTGATATGTGCCGGAAAGTAACTGGCTGTGATTTTGAAGTTAAAATTGATAATCGTCGTGAAGGCGATCCGGATATACTGGTTGCTGATTCAACTAAAATTAAGGAAAAGTTAGGTTGGACTCCTAAATATAATTTAGAGGAAATTGTCGAGTCTGCTTGGAAATGGCATGAAAAAATGAATGGGATTTAA
- the purF gene encoding amidophosphoribosyltransferase — translation MQGEMEDKCGIVGIHCNDESRNVASFVYYCLYALQHRGQESAGIATFNPNKGLNYYCGMGLITDVFKDYEIQNLKGNMAIGHVRYSTTGQSRLENSQPFVTDFDDGFIAMAHNGDIVNSDVLRKELIKDGYEFKSDTDSEVICYMLKKEHHDNNKNIIDSIESVSKRLVGSYALTILVNGDLYAVRDPMGIKPLALAKREDKFILASETVAFDVINAKYIRDIEPGEIVYFEGDEVKSYMLESAGTCKISHCMFEYVYFARPDSNIDGINVYESRVNIGRQLHELYPIDADVVIPVPDSSIPAAIGYSRASGIPYGEGLIKNRYVGRTFIMPTQEERELAVRLKLNPIKDAIKGKKIILIDDSIVRGTTSKKLLDLVKEAEPAEIHFLVGCPPVISPCFYGVAMATKKELIAANYSIEEIKNQLEIDTLGYITLEALVEAIGMPKEDLCLGCINEEYPTEIPDGLEAETYYKP, via the coding sequence ATGCAAGGAGAGATGGAAGATAAGTGTGGTATTGTTGGAATCCATTGCAATGATGAATCCAGAAATGTCGCATCTTTTGTTTATTATTGTTTGTATGCTTTACAGCACAGAGGTCAAGAATCAGCAGGAATAGCTACTTTTAATCCAAATAAAGGATTAAATTATTATTGTGGTATGGGTTTAATAACTGATGTTTTTAAAGATTATGAAATTCAGAATCTTAAAGGAAACATGGCTATTGGGCATGTTAGATATTCAACAACCGGCCAATCAAGGCTTGAAAATTCACAACCATTTGTAACTGATTTTGATGATGGATTTATTGCAATGGCTCATAATGGGGATATAGTAAACTCTGATGTGTTAAGAAAAGAGTTAATAAAAGACGGTTATGAGTTCAAATCAGATACTGATTCTGAAGTGATTTGTTACATGCTTAAAAAAGAGCATCATGATAATAATAAAAATATTATTGATTCTATTGAATCTGTTTCTAAAAGGCTTGTAGGATCTTATGCTTTGACTATTTTAGTCAATGGTGATTTATATGCTGTTCGCGATCCTATGGGAATAAAACCTCTTGCACTTGCAAAAAGAGAAGATAAATTTATTCTTGCTTCTGAAACTGTTGCATTTGATGTGATTAATGCAAAATATATCCGGGATATTGAACCTGGTGAAATAGTATACTTTGAAGGTGATGAAGTAAAATCCTACATGTTGGAATCTGCAGGGACCTGTAAAATTTCACACTGTATGTTTGAATATGTGTACTTCGCAAGACCTGACAGTAATATTGATGGAATCAATGTTTATGAAAGTAGAGTTAATATTGGCCGTCAACTGCATGAATTATATCCTATTGATGCTGATGTTGTAATTCCAGTACCTGATTCTTCGATTCCTGCAGCTATTGGATACTCAAGAGCTTCCGGAATTCCATACGGTGAAGGATTAATTAAAAACAGGTATGTCGGACGTACATTTATCATGCCAACTCAGGAAGAACGTGAGTTAGCAGTCAGGCTTAAATTAAATCCAATTAAAGATGCTATTAAAGGCAAAAAGATTATTTTAATAGATGATAGTATTGTAAGAGGAACCACCTCTAAAAAATTATTGGACCTTGTAAAAGAAGCAGAACCTGCTGAAATCCACTTTTTGGTAGGTTGCCCTCCGGTAATTTCCCCTTGTTTTTATGGTGTGGCAATGGCGACAAAAAAAGAGTTAATTGCGGCTAATTATTCTATTGAAGAGATTAAAAATCAGCTTGAGATTGATACATTAGGTTATATTACTCTTGAAGCTTTAGTTGAAGCTATTGGAATGCCTAAAGAGGATTTGTGTTTGGGATGTATAAATGAGGAATATCCTACTGAGATTCCAGACGGTCTTGAAGCTGAAACTTACTACAAACCTTAG
- a CDS encoding U32 family peptidase has translation MVELLAPAGNFISLRAVLENGADAVYFGLDDFNMRANAKNFALDDLSDVSKTAQEYGAKTYLCTNTILNEKSACKLDSNLEVISSSEIDGLILSDIGLIENTVSHDLEAHISVQENVTNSYTLKTLKKLGAKRAILSRELSLKEIGEITEKSPIETEIFIHGAICMAISGRCFLSYGLYGRSANCGDCLQPCRKNWTLTYEDGEDSVVNFSDVEDESFIVAKSDDESYRTNFFSPKDMCMIEYIPELMKSGVASFKIEGRSRSPDYGANVTGIYRQAIDSYNDNPLNYKVKDEWMDGLKSVFNRGFDTNFYFYTPFETSEDNQSKYIKKDIGQVVNYYNKVNAAELRIWDDLKLGDKILIQGRTTGSIAHTIDSMQIEGKTVESVKKGSNVAIAITTKVRENDFVYKLVERNAND, from the coding sequence ATGGTTGAACTATTAGCTCCTGCCGGAAATTTCATTTCGCTTCGTGCTGTTTTAGAAAATGGCGCTGATGCTGTTTACTTTGGCCTTGACGATTTTAATATGAGGGCCAATGCCAAAAATTTTGCACTGGACGATTTAAGTGATGTGTCCAAAACGGCTCAGGAATATGGGGCTAAAACCTATTTGTGCACCAACACAATTTTAAACGAGAAATCGGCTTGTAAGCTTGACAGCAATCTTGAGGTTATTTCATCATCTGAAATAGACGGACTTATTTTATCTGATATAGGATTGATTGAAAATACTGTTTCTCATGATCTTGAAGCACATATCAGTGTTCAGGAAAATGTTACCAATTCCTATACTTTGAAAACCCTTAAGAAATTAGGTGCCAAAAGGGCAATTCTTTCACGGGAACTTTCATTAAAAGAAATTGGTGAAATAACTGAAAAATCACCGATTGAAACAGAAATTTTTATTCATGGTGCTATCTGCATGGCGATTTCCGGGCGCTGCTTTTTAAGTTATGGTCTTTATGGTAGAAGCGCTAATTGTGGAGATTGCTTACAGCCATGTCGCAAGAATTGGACATTAACTTATGAGGATGGTGAAGATAGTGTTGTAAACTTTTCAGATGTTGAGGATGAAAGTTTTATTGTTGCCAAAAGTGATGATGAAAGTTATAGGACTAACTTTTTTTCACCTAAAGACATGTGCATGATTGAATATATTCCGGAACTTATGAAAAGTGGTGTTGCTTCATTTAAAATTGAAGGAAGATCTAGAAGTCCTGATTACGGCGCAAATGTTACTGGAATTTACAGACAAGCCATTGACAGTTATAATGATAATCCATTAAATTATAAAGTTAAGGATGAATGGATGGACGGGCTTAAAAGTGTTTTCAATCGTGGATTTGATACTAATTTTTATTTTTACACTCCATTCGAGACAAGCGAGGATAATCAATCTAAATATATTAAAAAAGATATTGGTCAGGTTGTAAATTATTATAATAAAGTTAATGCAGCAGAACTTAGAATCTGGGATGATTTAAAACTTGGTGATAAAATATTAATTCAGGGCAGAACTACCGGATCCATTGCCCATACAATAGATTCTATGCAAATTGAAGGCAAAACCGTTGAAAGCGTTAAGAAAGGTTCAAATGTAGCAATTGCAATTACAACAAAAGTAAGGGAGAATGATTTTGTTTATAAGTTAGTTGAGAGGAATGCCAATGATTAA
- the cfbC gene encoding Ni-sirohydrochlorin a,c-diamide reductive cyclase ATP-dependent reductase subunit: protein MIKKIAIYGKGGIGKSTTVANLSAIWANDDLNCLVIGCDPKADTTRTLYGSRIPTVVNTLKNNRKPQIDDLVFKGFKDILCVESGGPEPGVGCAGRGVIVAMKRLENLGVFDQDLDVVVYDVLGDVVCGGFSVPLREKYADEVVIVTSGEYMALYAANNIVKGVKKLKGNLSGIVCNCRNVENEERIVNDFAEKIGTQVIGTIHRSNLIQEAELDAKTVVEKYPNSKEAQEYRSLASNIMSNENVSTPEPMDDEEFEAFFKSYL from the coding sequence ATGATTAAAAAAATAGCTATTTATGGAAAGGGTGGAATCGGAAAAAGCACTACTGTAGCCAATCTATCTGCCATATGGGCTAATGATGATTTAAATTGCCTTGTAATCGGTTGTGATCCTAAGGCAGACACAACACGTACATTATATGGTTCAAGAATTCCGACTGTTGTTAATACTTTAAAGAATAATAGAAAACCTCAAATTGATGATTTGGTTTTTAAAGGATTTAAAGACATTTTATGCGTTGAAAGCGGAGGTCCGGAACCTGGTGTGGGTTGTGCCGGACGTGGTGTTATTGTTGCTATGAAACGCCTTGAAAACTTAGGTGTTTTTGACCAGGATCTTGATGTTGTAGTTTATGATGTATTGGGGGATGTAGTTTGCGGGGGTTTTTCAGTTCCTCTCCGTGAAAAATATGCTGATGAGGTAGTAATTGTGACTTCAGGTGAATATATGGCATTATATGCTGCAAATAATATTGTAAAGGGTGTTAAAAAACTTAAAGGCAACTTAAGCGGTATTGTTTGTAATTGCAGAAATGTTGAAAATGAGGAACGTATTGTCAATGACTTTGCCGAAAAGATTGGTACACAAGTTATTGGTACTATTCATAGAAGCAATTTAATTCAAGAGGCTGAATTAGATGCAAAAACCGTTGTAGAAAAATACCCGAACAGCAAGGAAGCACAAGAATACAGGAGTCTTGCTTCAAATATAATGTCTAATGAAAATGTGTCAACTCCAGAACCTATGGATGATGAGGAATTCGAAGCATTTTTTAAATCATACCTGTGA
- a CDS encoding methylated-DNA--[protein]-cysteine S-methyltransferase: MYYSTDYSSPLGEMLIVSDGEAICGVWFYNQKFFKNGITDAIENDDLPIFKKVKKWFDDYFNGKNPEINFKLNPLGSEFRLEVWKILSQIPYGETLTYGEIASEISNTMSAQAVGGAVGQNPISILIPCHRVLGADGKLTGYAGGLDKKIELLRLEKII, from the coding sequence ATGTACTACTCAACTGATTATTCCTCTCCCCTTGGTGAAATGCTAATTGTAAGTGATGGTGAAGCTATTTGTGGGGTTTGGTTTTACAATCAAAAATTTTTTAAAAACGGCATAACTGATGCAATCGAAAATGATGATTTGCCTATTTTTAAAAAGGTTAAAAAATGGTTTGATGATTATTTCAATGGCAAAAATCCTGAAATTAACTTTAAACTAAACCCCCTGGGCAGTGAATTTAGACTTGAAGTTTGGAAAATCTTGTCTCAGATTCCTTACGGTGAGACATTGACCTATGGGGAGATTGCATCTGAAATTTCAAATACAATGTCTGCTCAGGCTGTTGGAGGAGCAGTTGGACAGAATCCAATTTCTATTTTAATTCCATGTCATCGCGTTTTAGGTGCAGATGGAAAACTTACAGGTTATGCCGGTGGCTTGGATAAAAAGATTGAATTGTTAAGATTAGAAAAGATAATATGA
- a CDS encoding YgjV family protein: MNLPLNILIGNAVSLIAGIFIILSMCVNDEKDVYKYQFFNAFILIISSVFFLSWTGVVTMAIAASRNAMVYYDRLTFKWTIFFIIISVSLGWLVNTMGIVGLLPIVAIVQITLCNYYLKTIKPIKTSFIVNSAIYVIYFLAILDFSSAVIEFITALIGVVSLFRLIFADLNLVSH, translated from the coding sequence ATGAATTTGCCGCTTAATATCCTCATAGGTAATGCAGTATCATTAATTGCAGGTATTTTCATTATACTTAGCATGTGTGTTAACGATGAGAAAGATGTATACAAGTATCAGTTTTTCAATGCTTTCATTTTAATAATTTCATCAGTATTTTTCTTATCATGGACAGGTGTTGTAACTATGGCTATTGCAGCGTCAAGAAATGCAATGGTTTACTATGACAGATTGACCTTTAAATGGACAATCTTTTTTATCATTATTTCGGTTTCTCTTGGCTGGCTGGTAAATACAATGGGTATTGTTGGTTTATTGCCCATTGTTGCAATTGTCCAGATTACATTATGCAATTACTATCTAAAAACCATAAAACCGATTAAAACAAGTTTTATTGTAAATAGTGCGATTTATGTAATTTATTTTTTGGCTATTTTAGATTTTTCATCAGCAGTTATTGAATTCATTACAGCATTAATCGGTGTTGTTTCATTATTTAGATTAATTTTTGCTGATTTAAATTTAGTTAGTCATTAA
- a CDS encoding arsenate reductase family protein: MLFVQYPKCSTSRKAMKWLDEHNIEYELRHIVEDNPKEDELEEWYNKSDLPLKRFFNTSGKIYRENKIKDKLPEMSQKDQFKLLATDGMLVKRPIVVDDDFVLVGFKVKEWEEKLL; the protein is encoded by the coding sequence GTGTTATTTGTACAATATCCAAAATGTTCCACATCAAGAAAAGCTATGAAATGGTTAGACGAACACAATATAGAATACGAATTAAGGCATATTGTAGAAGATAATCCTAAAGAGGATGAACTTGAAGAATGGTATAATAAATCTGATCTGCCTTTAAAAAGATTTTTCAACACCAGCGGCAAGATATACAGAGAAAATAAAATAAAAGATAAACTTCCTGAAATGTCTCAAAAAGATCAGTTCAAACTTTTAGCCACAGATGGAATGCTTGTTAAAAGGCCAATTGTTGTAGATGATGATTTTGTGTTGGTTGGATTTAAAGTTAAAGAATGGGAAGAAAAACTGTTATAA
- a CDS encoding helix-turn-helix domain-containing protein: MNANAQLNSFPIDNVIQLIRKKWVVQIINDLFFGKSRFHEFKEDKPKLSNRVLSSCLKDMEDNGLIKRIADKYDKKNVRYYLTEKGRSLNKIMYEMAIFSVDRENYTDKTKTELKSVFREKLL, encoded by the coding sequence GTGAATGCAAATGCTCAATTAAATAGTTTCCCAATAGATAATGTTATTCAATTAATTCGAAAAAAATGGGTTGTGCAAATCATAAACGATTTATTTTTTGGCAAATCCCGTTTCCATGAATTTAAAGAAGATAAACCTAAATTATCCAATAGAGTTTTAAGCAGTTGTCTTAAAGATATGGAGGATAATGGTTTAATTAAGCGCATAGCTGACAAATATGATAAAAAGAATGTTAGATATTATCTGACTGAAAAGGGTCGGTCATTAAATAAGATAATGTATGAAATGGCAATATTCAGTGTTGACCGTGAAAACTATACTGATAAAACTAAAACAGAACTTAAGTCTGTTTTTAGGGAAAAATTATTATAA
- a CDS encoding Ig-like domain repeat protein, giving the protein MNKQMLLALLVAMAAVLSAGAVSAGDVNVTDSYSANLLDNSSDISTQIDDDADSSVSSASEGTNVDNDLSVGEGVLESGESNNLSTNAENNSLSDGADEDDSSNLENNSSQTIDASNTVTSKDLTKYYKGSNQYYATFLDKYGNPLVNSEVNITVNGVTYTRMTDEFGVAFLEINLYPGLYNITSENPITGFKLINVIKVLSTVSSKDLTKYYKGSNQYQATFLDGNGNPLANTNVKISVNGVTYTKKTNSKGVASLTINLNPGTYTITSQDPVSGYKLKNTIKVLSTITASDISKVYTDGRLFYATFLNSEGKPLTNKNVKFKINGKTYTKKTNGKGVASLSMTSLKTGTYKIISYNVDGLTKTNTVKVISKTSSKLISSSYTFFESDKKVIKVTLHNGLGYAPGSGKVIKFTINGKTYSAKSNSAGVASLTLPYLKEGTYTVKYSFAGNIFYTASSASNKVYIFSSKTPKFTVKSGTTFGKGADLPFKVALTSGNTPLAKKTVIFTVNGVSYTKTTDEKGIVSLPIGLNPGKYTITYKFNGDSIFNAKTGSSTITTKERVPVNLVWKSGNSFSQGAQTYKILLQDNSGKALGGKVIKLTVNSKTYQATTASNGYATFNVNLAAGNYSVSLNYLATGDNDYAPSSGKVNISVDKKPNDAYGYWVYGQDMKSVSLNNLASQGTTDLFLNFKAIETHGQSVVESWIDNAKKLGMRVHIWMQVFMEGGTWTNPVKDGKPNTAFFEKKITEAQKYAKIKGIAGVHLDYLRYPGNANETVGGTEAINTFVKDIVGAIHNIDSNIIVSCALMPETTSSAYYYGQDYSVISKYMDVVVPMIYKGNYGKTSAWITTTAKWYIDNSKGAQVWAGIQGYVSDSNPTKLSASAIKTDAQAAFNSKAPGIIIFRWGTTNFVDFNSLSQTSSSVSGYVSIEEIIATAINLKNTIDSKKEIPKTVTVAGVSYSISQFLYLMSEAVKQINAGKASSQIKPVSSGNPADPSGSFKGTLTTAQYVDVAKRVSSYIVSNGRAPNYASLGNSEIKYESLIELFAKVLADYYDNQKLPSSESVGVSTNTNTNPQPITKTISVKNIVLGASNLKSYYEKNKVLPSTVTVAGIKFSLHDFMYLMSQAIYQLGNSNTKDITIVEGISAPSNPSGDTIKSKDLDKANFIKVAQNTASYMKTNKKAPNYSGSAVGNIIYSELVDAFSRILAFYSTNNRLPNTVTISHSASGSSSESGVGATGTGLNEKNTIKDLTAYLKASTNCQVNNAKIKALVDSLTKGLTSDEAKAKKIFEYVRDTLSYSFYYNTKYGAVGTLNAKAGNCVDHSHLLVAMYRNAGLAARYVHGTCKFTSGSTYGHVWVQVLVGDTWRVVDATSSRNSFGKVANWNTNSFTLKGIYSSLSF; this is encoded by the coding sequence TTGAACAAACAAATGTTACTTGCATTATTGGTTGCAATGGCTGCTGTATTATCAGCGGGTGCAGTCTCAGCAGGTGATGTAAATGTTACAGATTCATATTCTGCAAACTTACTTGATAACTCATCTGATATTTCAACCCAAATAGATGATGATGCTGACTCATCTGTGAGTTCTGCATCTGAAGGGACAAATGTTGATAATGATTTGTCTGTAGGTGAAGGAGTTTTGGAATCTGGAGAATCAAATAATTTATCGACTAACGCTGAAAATAACTCTTTAAGTGATGGTGCTGATGAAGATGATTCATCAAATTTAGAAAACAATAGTTCTCAAACTATTGATGCATCTAATACTGTTACTTCAAAAGATCTTACTAAATATTACAAAGGAAGCAACCAATACTATGCAACATTCCTGGATAAGTATGGTAATCCGCTGGTTAATAGTGAAGTTAATATTACTGTTAATGGAGTTACTTATACTAGAATGACTGATGAGTTTGGGGTTGCTTTTTTAGAAATAAATCTTTACCCAGGATTATACAATATTACATCTGAAAATCCTATTACTGGTTTTAAGCTTATTAATGTCATTAAAGTTTTATCTACTGTTAGTTCAAAAGATCTTACTAAGTATTATAAAGGAAGTAATCAATACCAGGCAACTTTTTTAGATGGAAATGGAAATCCATTAGCAAATACTAATGTTAAAATTTCTGTTAATGGAGTTACATATACTAAAAAGACTAATTCGAAAGGTGTTGCTTCCCTAACCATTAATCTTAATCCTGGAACATATACGATTACATCTCAAGATCCTGTTTCCGGTTATAAACTTAAAAATACAATTAAGGTTTTATCCACTATCACTGCAAGTGATATTTCCAAAGTTTACACTGACGGAAGGCTGTTTTATGCAACATTCTTAAACAGTGAAGGTAAACCTTTAACTAATAAAAATGTTAAGTTTAAGATTAACGGAAAAACATACACTAAGAAAACTAATGGTAAAGGTGTTGCTAGTCTTTCAATGACCAGTCTCAAGACAGGTACATACAAAATCATTTCTTATAACGTTGACGGTTTAACAAAAACCAACACAGTTAAAGTAATCAGTAAGACTAGTTCTAAACTTATTTCCAGTAGTTACACATTCTTTGAAAGTGATAAGAAGGTTATTAAAGTTACATTGCATAACGGTTTAGGTTATGCTCCGGGCAGCGGAAAAGTAATTAAATTCACAATTAACGGTAAAACATATTCTGCAAAGAGTAATAGTGCAGGGGTAGCTTCACTTACATTGCCTTATTTAAAGGAAGGCACTTATACAGTAAAATACAGTTTTGCAGGAAATATTTTCTATACAGCATCCAGTGCTTCTAATAAAGTATATATATTTTCCAGTAAAACGCCTAAATTCACTGTTAAAAGTGGAACTACTTTTGGTAAAGGTGCTGATTTACCATTTAAAGTTGCATTAACTTCAGGTAATACGCCTTTAGCGAAAAAAACTGTTATTTTCACTGTTAATGGTGTGTCATATACTAAAACCACTGATGAGAAGGGAATAGTTTCATTGCCTATTGGTCTAAATCCGGGCAAATACACTATAACCTACAAATTTAATGGCGATTCAATATTTAACGCCAAAACTGGATCTTCAACTATCACAACTAAAGAAAGAGTTCCTGTTAATCTTGTTTGGAAAAGCGGAAATTCCTTCAGCCAGGGTGCACAAACTTACAAAATTTTACTACAGGATAACTCCGGTAAGGCTTTAGGCGGTAAAGTAATTAAACTGACTGTTAATTCCAAAACCTATCAGGCTACTACAGCTTCAAATGGATATGCAACATTTAATGTAAATCTTGCAGCTGGAAATTATTCAGTTTCACTTAATTATCTTGCAACTGGTGATAATGATTATGCACCTAGTTCTGGTAAGGTTAATATTTCTGTTGATAAAAAACCAAATGATGCTTATGGATATTGGGTTTATGGACAAGATATGAAGAGTGTAAGCCTTAATAACTTAGCTTCACAGGGAACTACTGATTTATTCTTAAACTTTAAAGCGATTGAAACTCATGGTCAATCTGTGGTGGAATCATGGATAGATAATGCTAAAAAGTTAGGAATGAGGGTTCATATTTGGATGCAGGTATTTATGGAAGGTGGAACTTGGACAAATCCTGTTAAGGACGGTAAGCCTAATACAGCATTTTTTGAGAAAAAAATAACTGAAGCTCAAAAATATGCAAAAATTAAAGGTATTGCAGGAGTACACCTGGATTATTTAAGATATCCAGGCAATGCTAATGAGACTGTTGGCGGTACTGAAGCTATAAATACTTTTGTTAAAGATATCGTTGGAGCTATTCATAATATTGATTCTAATATTATCGTTTCATGTGCATTGATGCCTGAAACTACAAGCAGTGCATATTACTACGGTCAGGATTATTCTGTGATCAGTAAATACATGGATGTAGTTGTTCCAATGATTTATAAAGGAAACTACGGCAAAACTTCAGCATGGATTACAACCACTGCAAAATGGTATATTGACAATTCCAAAGGAGCTCAGGTATGGGCAGGTATACAGGGATATGTATCTGATTCAAATCCTACCAAACTATCAGCTTCTGCCATTAAAACTGATGCACAGGCTGCATTTAATAGTAAAGCTCCAGGAATAATCATATTCAGATGGGGTACAACTAACTTTGTGGATTTCAATTCATTATCTCAAACATCCTCAAGTGTTAGTGGGTACGTATCAATTGAAGAGATTATAGCTACTGCAATTAACTTAAAGAATACTATTGATTCAAAAAAAGAAATTCCAAAAACAGTTACTGTTGCAGGAGTAAGTTATTCAATTTCCCAGTTCTTGTATCTGATGAGTGAAGCTGTCAAGCAGATTAATGCAGGCAAAGCTTCATCACAAATTAAACCAGTTTCATCAGGCAATCCTGCTGATCCTTCCGGTTCATTTAAAGGTACTTTAACAACTGCACAATATGTTGATGTGGCAAAAAGAGTAAGTTCTTATATTGTAAGTAACGGTCGTGCTCCAAACTATGCGAGTTTAGGTAATAGTGAAATTAAGTACGAGTCTTTAATAGAATTGTTTGCTAAAGTTTTAGCAGATTATTATGATAATCAAAAATTGCCAAGCAGTGAATCTGTGGGTGTTAGTACAAATACGAATACAAATCCGCAGCCTATAACTAAAACAATATCTGTTAAGAATATTGTTCTTGGCGCTTCTAATTTGAAATCATACTATGAAAAAAATAAGGTATTGCCGTCCACTGTTACTGTGGCGGGAATTAAATTTTCATTACATGATTTCATGTATTTGATGAGTCAGGCCATTTATCAATTAGGTAACTCCAATACTAAGGACATTACTATAGTTGAAGGCATATCTGCTCCAAGCAATCCTTCCGGAGATACTATCAAATCAAAGGATTTGGATAAAGCCAACTTTATTAAAGTAGCTCAAAATACTGCAAGCTATATGAAAACTAATAAAAAAGCTCCTAATTACTCTGGTTCTGCAGTAGGTAATATTATTTACTCTGAACTAGTTGATGCATTTTCACGTATCTTGGCTTTCTATAGTACTAATAATCGTTTACCTAATACTGTAACCATTAGTCATTCCGCTTCCGGATCTAGTTCTGAATCTGGAGTTGGGGCTACTGGTACCGGGTTAAATGAGAAAAATACTATCAAAGACTTAACAGCATATCTTAAAGCTTCTACTAACTGTCAGGTGAATAATGCTAAAATCAAAGCTCTGGTTGATTCATTAACTAAAGGTTTAACTTCTGATGAAGCCAAGGCTAAAAAGATATTTGAATATGTAAGGGATACTTTATCTTATAGTTTCTATTACAACACCAAATATGGTGCAGTAGGCACTTTAAATGCCAAAGCAGGAAACTGTGTAGATCACTCACACTTATTAGTTGCCATGTACAGAAATGCAGGACTCGCAGCCAGATATGTCCACGGAACATGTAAATTTACCAGTGGAAGCACATACGGTCACGTATGGGTTCAAGTGTTAGTTGGTGACACATGGCGTGTTGTTGACGCAACAAGCTCAAGAAATTCATTTGGAAAAGTAGCAAATTGGAATACAAACTCCTTTACCTTAAAAGGAATATATTCTAGTCTTTCATTCTAA